From a region of the Candidatus Omnitrophota bacterium genome:
- the gdhA gene encoding NADP-specific glutamate dehydrogenase — MSKRIDEFMVKLIQKNPGESEFHQAVREVAESVLPYMEKNPKYQEAKILERMVEPERVIMFRVPWLDDRGDIQVNRGFRIQMSSAIGPYKGGIRLHPSVNLGILKFLAFEQVFKNSLTTLPMGGAKGGSDFDPKGKSDNEVMRFCQSFMTELCKYIGPDTDVPAGDISTGGREIGYMFGQYKRIRNKFTGVLTGKALNWGGSLIRPEATGYGCVYFVEEMLKANGKSIKGKVAAVSGSGNVAQYTVEKLMQLGAKVVTLSDSNGFIHDEGGIDKKELDCVMQLKNVKRGRIKDCVKDFKCKYYENKRPWGVKCDLAFPSATQNEISAEDAKTLVKNGCIAIGEGANMPTTPEGIKIFQKAKIMYAPGKAANAGGVATSGLEMSQNSMRLSWTREEVDERLHNIMIAIHESCVKYGKQGGYINYVDGANIAGFVKVADAMIDQGLV, encoded by the coding sequence ATGTCTAAGAGAATTGATGAATTTATGGTAAAATTAATACAAAAGAACCCTGGAGAAAGCGAATTCCATCAGGCTGTTCGGGAGGTTGCTGAATCCGTATTGCCTTACATGGAAAAGAACCCGAAATATCAGGAAGCAAAGATACTCGAAAGGATGGTGGAACCGGAGAGAGTTATAATGTTCCGCGTTCCATGGCTCGATGACAGAGGAGACATCCAGGTAAATAGAGGATTCCGCATACAGATGTCGAGCGCCATCGGTCCGTATAAAGGCGGCATACGTCTGCATCCTAGCGTAAACCTGGGCATCCTGAAATTCCTTGCTTTCGAGCAGGTCTTCAAGAACAGCCTGACGACGTTGCCGATGGGAGGCGCAAAAGGCGGGTCTGATTTCGACCCCAAGGGGAAATCGGACAATGAGGTCATGAGGTTCTGCCAGAGTTTTATGACAGAGCTCTGTAAATATATAGGACCCGACACCGATGTGCCGGCCGGAGATATAAGCACGGGTGGCCGCGAAATAGGGTATATGTTCGGGCAATATAAAAGGATTCGCAATAAATTCACAGGAGTCCTTACCGGAAAAGCCCTTAACTGGGGCGGCAGTCTTATAAGGCCGGAGGCGACGGGTTACGGATGCGTATATTTCGTCGAGGAGATGCTGAAGGCCAACGGTAAGTCGATAAAAGGAAAAGTCGCCGCGGTCTCCGGATCCGGTAACGTAGCGCAGTATACGGTTGAAAAACTGATGCAATTAGGAGCGAAGGTAGTCACGCTATCCGACTCGAACGGTTTCATACACGACGAGGGAGGTATCGATAAGAAGGAACTTGACTGCGTAATGCAGCTTAAGAACGTAAAACGCGGCCGCATAAAAGACTGCGTCAAAGATTTCAAATGTAAATACTACGAGAACAAAAGGCCTTGGGGAGTAAAATGCGACCTGGCGTTCCCGAGCGCAACGCAGAACGAGATAAGCGCCGAAGACGCCAAGACGTTGGTCAAAAACGGATGCATAGCCATAGGAGAGGGCGCAAATATGCCGACCACGCCGGAAGGTATTAAGATATTCCAGAAAGCGAAGATCATGTACGCTCCCGGAAAAGCGGCAAACGCCGGAGGCGTCGCCACGTCCGGGCTGGAGATGAGCCAGAACAGCATGAGACTATCGTGGACTAGAGAAGAAGTTGACGAAAGACTGCACAATATCATGATAGCTATACATGAATCGTGCGTGAAATACGGTAAACAGGGCGGCTACATCAACTACGTGGACGGGGCAAACATCGCGGGATTTGTAAAAGTAGCAGATGCGATGATCGATCAGGGCCTGGTATAA
- a CDS encoding YajQ family cyclic di-GMP-binding protein: MGKDNFSFDIVSEVNLQEVDNAVNQAQKELSQRFDFKNTNSSIDYKKEEKKIILVSSDDFKLRSLADILSSKMVKRGVSLKSLTFKDAEKVFGGNLQQTVELASGISKEKAKELVKIIKDLGLKAQTQIEGEKIRVFSPKKDDLQAVIAHLRKIDFPLALSFINYR, translated from the coding sequence ATGGGTAAGGATAATTTTTCTTTCGACATAGTTTCCGAAGTCAATCTTCAGGAAGTTGATAATGCAGTCAATCAGGCGCAGAAAGAACTTTCCCAAAGGTTCGATTTTAAGAATACCAATTCTTCTATCGATTACAAAAAAGAAGAGAAGAAGATAATCCTCGTCTCCAGCGACGATTTCAAACTGCGCTCCCTCGCGGATATACTGTCCTCGAAGATGGTGAAGAGGGGAGTCTCGCTAAAATCCCTTACCTTCAAAGATGCGGAGAAGGTTTTCGGGGGAAATCTCCAGCAGACGGTCGAGCTGGCGTCAGGCATATCAAAGGAGAAGGCCAAGGAGCTCGTCAAGATCATCAAAGACCTCGGATTAAAAGCGCAAACCCAGATCGAAGGCGAAAAGATAAGGGTATTCTCGCCCAAGAAGGACGACCTCCAGGCTGTCATCGCACATTTGCGGAAGATCGATTTCCCGCTGGCGCTCAGTTTCATCAACTACCGCTAA
- a CDS encoding DUF3786 domain-containing protein gives MGYEQTIGKAWNDLSGLSSEKRLSAKLLSDIYDIDVDKKTVSSNSCNVPAKDYVVIIILHYLIRKLKLKALPVASGEWIDFNQIEGGQGYYPAFKKRTIDRVVKKYGYAPEAILKIGDRLPAKRYNKGDAGIVIYPFDEVPVLITIWKEDDEFGPEANILFDRNISSIFCAEDIVVLTEMIAHSI, from the coding sequence ATGGGATATGAGCAGACGATTGGAAAAGCCTGGAATGACCTATCGGGCCTGTCGTCCGAAAAGAGGCTGTCGGCAAAACTTCTTTCAGACATTTACGATATCGACGTCGACAAGAAGACAGTGTCCTCAAACTCATGCAATGTGCCGGCAAAAGATTATGTGGTAATAATAATACTGCACTACCTGATACGAAAACTTAAACTAAAAGCATTGCCCGTGGCTTCCGGCGAGTGGATAGACTTCAACCAGATAGAAGGCGGGCAGGGTTATTACCCGGCGTTCAAAAAGAGGACGATAGACCGGGTCGTAAAGAAGTACGGATACGCGCCTGAAGCGATACTGAAAATAGGTGACCGCCTGCCTGCAAAGAGGTATAATAAAGGCGACGCGGGGATTGTAATATACCCGTTCGATGAAGTCCCGGTACTCATAACTATATGGAAAGAGGATGATGAGTTCGGCCCGGAAGCGAATATACTGTTCGACAGGAACATCTCAAGCATATTCTGCGCGGAAGATATCGTTGTATTGACAGAAATGATAGCGCATTCTATCTGA
- a CDS encoding PAS domain S-box protein: MADTIDYTKLWSPVFDNMKEFIFFIDKDFNIRLVNKSFADFTGKQKSYFIGKKCYEVMHAAKEPIKICPHRKSMVNGKFANEEFFEPSINKWLWVAVTPVFDELGNILGSLHVTTDMTEYKKSSLAASRLSFIVESSDDAIIGKTLDGTITSWNKGAEKMYGYSADEVVGKPVSILIPSDKRDEMSDLFEKIKHGESVTHFETQRIRKNGQKIVVSVTISPIKDDSGTIVGASTIARDITEQRAIQTELKKKISSLERFQRVTVDRELRMKELKTRIAELEAKLGKDKA, translated from the coding sequence ATGGCAGACACGATCGACTACACAAAACTCTGGTCTCCCGTTTTCGACAATATGAAGGAGTTCATCTTCTTCATAGATAAAGATTTTAATATAAGGCTCGTCAATAAAAGCTTCGCCGATTTCACCGGAAAACAGAAATCCTACTTCATCGGAAAAAAATGCTACGAAGTAATGCACGCCGCTAAAGAACCCATCAAGATATGTCCGCACAGAAAATCGATGGTTAACGGAAAATTTGCGAATGAGGAATTTTTTGAGCCCAGCATCAATAAGTGGCTGTGGGTAGCAGTCACTCCCGTATTTGATGAACTCGGTAACATACTTGGCTCTCTTCATGTAACCACCGATATGACTGAATACAAAAAGTCATCACTGGCTGCCAGCCGGCTATCTTTCATCGTCGAATCCTCTGATGACGCCATTATAGGTAAGACGCTCGACGGAACGATAACGAGCTGGAATAAAGGGGCGGAGAAGATGTACGGTTACTCAGCCGATGAGGTCGTCGGTAAACCCGTATCTATCCTCATCCCGTCTGATAAAAGAGATGAGATGTCCGACCTTTTTGAGAAGATTAAACATGGCGAGAGTGTAACGCATTTCGAGACTCAACGTATAAGAAAAAACGGACAGAAGATAGTTGTTTCTGTTACGATCTCACCGATAAAGGACGATAGCGGGACGATTGTCGGGGCCTCAACCATTGCGCGCGACATAACCGAGCAAAGAGCGATACAGACTGAACTTAAAAAAAAGATATCGTCTCTTGAGCGCTTTCAGCGAGTCACGGTAGACAGAGAGCTCAGAATGAAAGAACTAAAGACCAGGATCGCGGAACTCGAAGCAAAACTGGGCAAGGATAAAGCGTAA
- a CDS encoding sulfide/dihydroorotate dehydrogenase-like FAD/NAD-binding protein: MKILSKKTLSEAGDVKVISIDVLAPHVAGAAKPGQFVVLMVSEEGERIPLTIVGADKAKGSITLIFQEAGLTTKLLGKLSAGDSLYAVTGPLGHATEMSNYGKVILVGGGVGIAEIFPVARAMKNAGNNVTSIIGSRTKGLLILENELKAASDAFYVTTDDGSYGRKGFTTDVLKELLSNGGYGLVYAVGPIPMMNKVANTAKGFGVKTIVSLNALMIDATGMCGCCRVTVGGKVKFSCVDGPEFDANMVDWDELVKRNRIYCDKEKHICNLNKL, translated from the coding sequence ATGAAAATATTATCAAAAAAAACACTTTCCGAAGCTGGTGATGTCAAAGTCATTTCCATAGACGTCCTCGCTCCCCATGTAGCCGGCGCGGCTAAGCCGGGCCAATTCGTAGTTCTTATGGTATCAGAAGAGGGGGAGAGGATCCCCCTGACGATCGTCGGAGCGGACAAGGCCAAAGGCTCTATTACGTTAATATTTCAGGAAGCGGGCCTCACTACAAAACTACTGGGAAAGCTTTCTGCGGGGGATTCCCTATATGCGGTTACAGGGCCTTTAGGCCATGCCACGGAGATGTCCAATTATGGTAAAGTAATTCTCGTAGGCGGAGGCGTGGGTATTGCCGAGATATTTCCCGTCGCGCGAGCCATGAAGAACGCCGGCAACAATGTCACATCGATAATAGGCTCACGCACAAAGGGACTTCTTATTTTAGAAAATGAATTGAAAGCGGCTTCGGATGCGTTCTACGTAACTACCGACGACGGGTCTTACGGCAGAAAAGGTTTTACCACGGATGTATTGAAAGAACTGCTATCAAACGGCGGGTATGGTCTTGTCTATGCGGTAGGACCCATTCCCATGATGAACAAAGTGGCCAATACGGCCAAGGGATTTGGAGTCAAAACGATTGTATCCCTTAATGCGCTCATGATTGACGCGACAGGGATGTGCGGATGCTGCAGGGTCACGGTAGGCGGCAAGGTGAAGTTCTCTTGCGTAGATGGCCCGGAGTTCGACGCTAATATGGTGGATTGGGATGAACTGGTAAAGAGGAATAGAATCTATTGCGACAAAGAGAAGCATATCTGCAACCTTAACAAACTATGA
- a CDS encoding sensor histidine kinase has protein sequence MGQTGKIKTGIRRKVALIICLSIIICGIIGISIGYIFGTRLLLETIGTYNKCLAETLAAFVADGIGEEVEDIQSYATRPLWIDIVKSANLKYPEMVPASRDLYFADMDRKWASADNDSLLPKEYTGNRISLSMKDILKLRNNIVELFITDKFGGLVAASGKTTDFYQADEEWWQRSYDEGKGAVFVGGVEFDRSSGYWSITIAAPIRDESGGVIGICKNVISLTRLFKPLESINIGKTGHPVLLDREGRILFHHASSAIYDKAFEDGVVLPVSSGKDQFSIKSHVHPGKGLVITTFAQITSTYLTDNGITWTVFIEQDKAEIMAPLYRLTILLVVIMAVLLIIMFPLGSSLGRIFSAPIHALHIATERVIEGDWDTKIEVKTGDEIEQFANTFQLMIKDIKSKRQELVVANAALQDISKNLETKVNDRTKELRDAQEATLNILEDITDVKNKLEEALKIRFMFTSTVSHELRTPLAAIKESLSIVLDGIAGGISDQQKEFLDMAKRNVDRLARLINDILDFHKLESGKMSLTMVLNDINKTVEEVASAMNPLIKSKGLSISMELAGNLPEIMFDKDKIVQVLTNIIDNAVKFTERGEITIRTKQGDNFIQVSVQDTGRGIKQENMSRLFMQFEQLQESGERKVGGTGLGMAISKEIISKHKGKIWAESEAGIGTTFNFILPVGERRR, from the coding sequence ATGGGACAAACAGGAAAAATAAAGACGGGTATAAGGCGCAAGGTAGCTCTCATCATATGCTTGTCCATAATTATCTGCGGAATAATAGGAATTTCCATAGGATACATCTTTGGAACACGGCTTTTGCTTGAAACGATCGGTACGTATAATAAATGCCTTGCTGAAACGCTGGCTGCTTTTGTAGCCGATGGAATAGGAGAAGAAGTTGAGGACATACAATCCTACGCAACAAGGCCCCTATGGATAGATATAGTTAAATCGGCAAACCTGAAATACCCGGAGATGGTTCCGGCTTCCAGAGATCTCTATTTTGCGGACATGGATAGGAAGTGGGCGTCCGCCGACAATGACAGTCTCCTGCCGAAAGAATACACCGGAAACAGGATAAGCCTCAGCATGAAAGATATTCTTAAGCTGAGGAACAATATCGTTGAACTATTTATAACTGATAAATTTGGAGGGTTAGTTGCGGCATCCGGCAAGACAACCGATTTCTATCAGGCCGATGAAGAGTGGTGGCAAAGGTCGTACGATGAAGGTAAGGGCGCGGTATTCGTCGGGGGGGTCGAGTTTGACCGGTCGAGCGGTTACTGGTCTATCACGATCGCCGCTCCTATAAGAGATGAGAGCGGAGGCGTGATCGGCATATGCAAGAACGTTATCTCGCTTACAAGGCTTTTCAAACCTCTGGAAAGCATAAATATAGGCAAAACCGGCCACCCGGTATTATTAGATAGGGAGGGGCGCATATTATTTCACCACGCCTCTTCCGCTATATATGACAAAGCATTTGAGGATGGGGTTGTTTTGCCTGTCTCATCCGGCAAAGACCAGTTTTCGATTAAATCGCACGTTCATCCCGGCAAAGGCTTGGTGATCACGACATTTGCCCAGATAACCTCTACCTATCTTACTGATAATGGAATTACCTGGACAGTCTTTATCGAGCAGGATAAGGCCGAGATAATGGCTCCGCTTTACCGGCTCACCATTCTCCTCGTCGTTATAATGGCTGTTCTGCTTATTATTATGTTTCCTCTAGGATCTAGCTTGGGAAGAATATTTTCAGCCCCTATCCACGCGCTCCACATTGCGACCGAACGCGTTATCGAAGGCGACTGGGACACCAAGATAGAGGTAAAGACAGGCGACGAAATCGAACAGTTCGCCAATACGTTCCAATTGATGATTAAAGACATAAAAAGCAAGAGGCAGGAACTGGTCGTCGCGAACGCGGCCTTGCAGGATATATCCAAAAACCTTGAAACTAAGGTCAATGACCGCACAAAAGAACTGCGTGACGCCCAGGAAGCGACGCTGAATATACTCGAGGACATAACAGACGTAAAGAATAAGCTGGAAGAAGCGCTGAAAATAAGGTTTATGTTTACGTCAACCGTTTCTCATGAACTACGCACGCCTCTTGCGGCGATCAAAGAAAGTCTTTCGATAGTGCTGGACGGCATTGCGGGCGGGATCAGCGACCAGCAGAAAGAGTTCCTTGATATGGCCAAGAGGAATGTCGACCGCCTCGCGCGCCTGATCAATGACATCCTGGACTTCCATAAACTGGAATCCGGAAAGATGTCGTTAACGATGGTCTTGAACGACATCAACAAAACTGTCGAAGAAGTGGCCTCGGCCATGAATCCGTTAATAAAGTCCAAAGGGTTGTCTATCTCTATGGAGCTTGCCGGCAACCTCCCCGAAATAATGTTCGACAAGGATAAGATAGTACAGGTATTGACCAATATTATCGATAATGCCGTTAAATTTACCGAGCGCGGAGAAATTACAATTCGGACAAAACAAGGCGATAATTTCATACAGGTCTCGGTCCAGGACACAGGCAGAGGGATCAAGCAGGAAAATATGTCAAGGCTCTTCATGCAATTTGAGCAGCTTCAGGAAAGCGGCGAGAGAAAAGTCGGCGGCACAGGGTTGGGTATGGCCATTTCTAAAGAAATAATATCAAAGCATAAGGGAAAGATATGGGCCGAGTCGGAAGCAGGAATAGGCACTACGTTCAACTTTATACTGCCTGTCGGGGAAAGGAGGCGCTAG
- the dusB gene encoding tRNA dihydrouridine synthase DusB translates to MVTIGSTRIDTNIFLAPLSGCSDLAFRLIAREHGAKFCFFEMVDSNSIVYGGHRKSLSILDTNGQDTPIAAQVLGEDPSSVLRAATTMLERSKASFMDINAACPVKKVIKKGAGAYLLKNSGTLCKIIKKLALALPIPVTVKIRSGFEVSDIKLITGIAKKCESSGASAIFIHGRSRAQGYAGEVDYKAIKAVKESVKIPVFGTGNIFSGESAKRMFDETGCDGISVARGALGNPWIFQEIESHLKSGAPSQPVPLETRKAVLKKHLSYVHRYRRSGSPGIIGFMRKIALWYLKGFPNAAKMRHQISVVNDYEKMLELIDS, encoded by the coding sequence ATGGTCACGATAGGTTCTACCAGGATCGACACTAATATATTCCTCGCGCCTTTGTCCGGATGTTCAGACCTCGCGTTCAGGCTGATCGCCCGCGAACATGGCGCAAAATTTTGCTTCTTCGAGATGGTAGATTCAAACTCTATAGTCTACGGCGGCCACCGCAAGAGCCTATCCATCCTCGACACAAACGGACAGGATACGCCGATAGCCGCCCAGGTCCTCGGCGAGGACCCATCCTCCGTGCTTCGCGCGGCGACTACGATGCTGGAACGCTCCAAAGCCTCTTTCATGGACATTAACGCGGCCTGCCCGGTAAAGAAGGTCATCAAAAAAGGAGCGGGGGCATATCTGCTGAAAAATAGCGGAACCCTGTGCAAGATAATAAAGAAGCTCGCCCTGGCGCTCCCGATACCGGTCACAGTCAAGATACGGTCAGGGTTTGAGGTGTCCGACATAAAATTGATCACGGGAATAGCCAAAAAATGCGAATCGAGCGGTGCTTCCGCGATATTCATCCATGGAAGGAGCCGCGCTCAGGGGTATGCGGGCGAAGTGGACTACAAGGCCATAAAGGCGGTAAAGGAATCTGTGAAGATACCGGTATTCGGCACAGGCAACATATTCTCAGGAGAATCGGCCAAAAGGATGTTCGATGAGACAGGATGCGACGGCATATCTGTCGCCAGGGGGGCGCTCGGCAACCCATGGATATTCCAAGAGATCGAGAGTCACCTCAAAAGCGGCGCGCCTTCGCAGCCGGTGCCGCTTGAAACGAGAAAGGCCGTCCTGAAAAAGCATCTATCATATGTCCACAGATATAGGCGGTCGGGTTCACCCGGGATAATCGGCTTCATGCGAAAGATAGCGCTATGGTACCTCAAGGGGTTCCCGAACGCCGCGAAAATGCGGCATCAGATATCTGTTGTAAATGACTACGAAAAAATGTTAGAATTAATTGATTCTTAA
- a CDS encoding ferritin family protein → MANLFNAAEVIDMGIEKEKKRRDFYGLVAAKFKEQEMIELFSKLRDWEEEHIKKFTQIRDSVEESEATESYEGELGAYMKAVIDDMLYKQVSGAAFSKHVKDPLTAIRYGITFEKDAILFFNEILRYMIPHNRESVQKLIDEEKGHIIYLSELKRKYE, encoded by the coding sequence ATGGCAAATTTATTCAATGCTGCCGAAGTAATAGACATGGGGATAGAGAAGGAGAAGAAGCGGCGCGATTTTTACGGCCTTGTAGCCGCAAAGTTTAAAGAACAGGAGATGATAGAGCTATTTTCAAAGCTGAGAGATTGGGAAGAAGAGCATATCAAAAAGTTCACGCAAATAAGGGATAGTGTTGAGGAATCAGAAGCCACGGAATCTTACGAGGGGGAGCTGGGGGCATATATGAAAGCGGTCATCGATGACATGCTCTATAAGCAGGTATCCGGGGCAGCGTTCAGCAAACACGTAAAAGACCCCTTGACAGCCATTAGATATGGCATAACATTTGAAAAAGACGCCATCCTTTTCTTCAACGAAATACTCCGTTATATGATTCCCCACAACAGAGAATCGGTCCAGAAACTTATTGACGAAGAGAAGGGGCATATTATATACTTAAGTGAGCTTAAACGGAAATATGAATAG
- a CDS encoding DUF167 domain-containing protein has translation MRISVRVKTNSKKDSVEEAGENSFIVRVKAPAVEGRANEAVIDVLSDHFKRPKRMIAIVRGLSSKNKVIDIL, from the coding sequence ATGAGAATATCTGTCAGGGTTAAGACAAATTCAAAGAAGGATTCAGTCGAAGAAGCGGGGGAGAACAGCTTTATAGTGCGCGTAAAAGCTCCGGCTGTCGAGGGCAGGGCCAACGAGGCAGTGATAGATGTCCTCAGCGATCATTTTAAGCGGCCTAAACGGATGATAGCGATCGTGAGAGGCTTAAGCTCCAAGAACAAGGTCATCGACATCCTTTAG
- a CDS encoding response regulator, whose product MKKILFVDDEPDMLKIVSLRLNVLGYDVTTASNGREALDIIQKMTPDLVLLDLRMPLASGYDVYKYIKTNEKFRSIPVILFTTSFAHDLSLKAKELGADDYITKPFDPPLLAGKIGKLIGN is encoded by the coding sequence ATGAAAAAAATACTATTCGTTGATGACGAACCCGACATGCTCAAGATCGTGTCTTTAAGATTGAATGTGTTGGGTTACGACGTCACTACAGCCTCAAACGGCCGGGAAGCGCTCGACATAATACAAAAAATGACACCGGACCTGGTCCTTCTGGACTTACGCATGCCCCTGGCAAGCGGATATGACGTATACAAATATATTAAAACAAACGAAAAATTCAGATCTATACCCGTCATCCTGTTCACGACAAGCTTCGCGCACGACCTGTCGCTAAAAGCTAAAGAGCTCGGGGCTGATGATTACATAACCAAACCTTTTGATCCGCCGCTTTTAGCCGGCAAAATAGGGAAGTTAATTGGAAATTAA
- a CDS encoding response regulator, with product MTKTTVLIVDDELDFLDLMRTRIESWGYGLATATNGKEAIEAVRKIKPDILILDYMLPDTDGIATLKEIRKTDDKLPVIMFTAYPDAKAMKGSEELKVSAFIPKLSVYADVEASLKAALAMATKKISTKER from the coding sequence ATGACAAAGACGACTGTTTTGATCGTAGATGACGAATTGGACTTCCTGGATCTTATGAGAACAAGGATAGAAAGTTGGGGCTACGGCCTCGCGACAGCCACAAATGGAAAAGAGGCAATAGAGGCGGTCCGCAAGATAAAACCCGACATTCTTATCCTGGATTACATGCTTCCAGACACGGACGGCATAGCCACATTGAAAGAGATACGCAAAACGGACGACAAACTGCCTGTGATAATGTTCACCGCTTATCCCGACGCCAAAGCGATGAAAGGCTCCGAAGAACTGAAGGTGAGCGCATTCATACCAAAACTGAGCGTCTACGCCGATGTGGAGGCTTCTCTGAAAGCCGCTCTGGCCATGGCCACAAAGAAGATATCGACGAAGGAGAGATGA
- the gltA gene encoding NADPH-dependent glutamate synthase, translating to MTAKSKEAVKAGEIPAAKRSANFDEVVLGYNEDDALLEAARCLQCKNPTCISGCPVGIDIKTFIRKITEKDYEGAYQTIREKNNFPSICGRVCPAEYQCRKACVLTKKGSSYATPNTINIHFLERFAGDFGMKNKLGSGAIYNKDLSRFKVAVVGSGPAGLCCAGELARAGIKVTVFESLHKTGGVLQYGIPPFRLPRDILDFEIDSLREMGVKFVPNYIIGRSKTIQELFTEGFSAIFLGLGAGIPSFLGISGENLCNIYSANEFLTRVNLMSAYKFPAFHTPVNIGHHVIVIGGGNTAMDAARAALRIQKMNGIEPDTSIFYRRTEVEMPARRLEIEHAREEGVELEFLVKPLFFSGNDKGFVENIECLRCQLGDPDSSGRRRPVDIKGSDFTKPCDLAIIAVGLQANQILTKVTPDLKIDKYGDVVVDKDTMETSIKGVYAGGDIVGGEGTVIEAMGMAKKAAQSIKNRLLEQ from the coding sequence ATGACTGCAAAATCAAAAGAAGCGGTGAAGGCAGGCGAAATACCAGCGGCAAAACGGTCCGCCAATTTCGATGAGGTCGTACTCGGCTACAATGAGGACGATGCATTATTGGAAGCTGCCCGCTGTCTCCAGTGCAAAAATCCTACATGCATATCTGGATGTCCGGTAGGCATAGACATTAAGACTTTCATCCGCAAGATTACCGAGAAAGACTATGAGGGCGCCTACCAGACCATAAGAGAGAAGAACAATTTCCCGTCCATATGCGGAAGGGTCTGCCCGGCTGAATATCAGTGCCGCAAGGCATGCGTCCTGACCAAAAAAGGTTCGTCTTACGCAACGCCCAATACGATAAATATACATTTCCTCGAAAGGTTCGCGGGGGATTTCGGCATGAAGAACAAGCTGGGATCCGGCGCCATATACAATAAGGATCTTTCGCGCTTCAAGGTAGCGGTCGTCGGCTCCGGCCCTGCGGGATTATGCTGCGCGGGAGAACTTGCTAGGGCAGGAATTAAAGTCACTGTATTCGAAAGCCTTCACAAAACGGGCGGCGTCCTGCAATACGGAATACCTCCATTCAGACTGCCGAGGGATATATTGGACTTTGAGATAGACTCCCTGAGGGAGATGGGGGTCAAGTTCGTCCCGAATTACATCATAGGAAGATCCAAGACGATCCAGGAGCTATTCACGGAAGGATTTTCAGCCATATTCCTCGGGCTTGGGGCCGGCATACCTTCTTTTCTCGGTATTTCCGGAGAGAACCTGTGTAATATATACTCAGCTAATGAATTCCTTACGCGCGTCAACCTTATGTCTGCATATAAGTTCCCGGCCTTCCACACTCCTGTAAATATCGGGCATCATGTTATTGTCATAGGAGGCGGAAACACGGCGATGGACGCGGCCAGGGCCGCGCTGCGCATACAGAAGATGAACGGCATTGAGCCCGACACATCCATATTCTACCGGCGTACGGAGGTCGAGATGCCGGCAAGGAGGCTGGAGATAGAGCACGCCCGTGAAGAGGGGGTAGAATTAGAATTCCTTGTAAAACCATTATTTTTCTCCGGAAATGACAAGGGTTTTGTTGAAAATATAGAGTGTTTGAGATGCCAACTTGGAGATCCCGATAGTTCAGGCAGGAGACGTCCGGTCGATATAAAAGGGAGCGATTTCACAAAACCATGCGATTTGGCGATAATAGCCGTAGGACTGCAGGCAAACCAAATTTTGACTAAGGTGACTCCAGACCTTAAAATCGACAAGTATGGAGATGTCGTCGTGGACAAGGATACCATGGAGACATCTATAAAAGGAGTTTATGCCGGCGGAGATATCGTCGGAGGTGAAGGCACTGTGATAGAAGCAATGGGCATGGCCAAGAAGGCCGCTCAGTCTATCAAAAATCGACTTCTGGAACAATGA
- a CDS encoding DUF2934 domain-containing protein produces the protein MARTARSDSSWGTASASANQSQLTDMIRKKAYELFEKRGKKTGHAMEDWLEAERIIKRKAF, from the coding sequence ATGGCAAGAACAGCGAGGTCGGATTCGTCTTGGGGTACGGCAAGCGCTTCCGCTAACCAGAGCCAGCTTACAGATATGATCCGTAAAAAAGCCTATGAGCTTTTCGAGAAGAGAGGCAAAAAAACGGGTCATGCTATGGAGGATTGGCTAGAGGCGGAAAGGATCATAAAGAGGAAAGCTTTTTAA